From Xenopus laevis strain J_2021 chromosome 7L, Xenopus_laevis_v10.1, whole genome shotgun sequence, one genomic window encodes:
- the slc35g1.L gene encoding solute carrier family 35 member G1, with amino-acid sequence MGSDDRDVTEEDAELGDLSGARKVNMLEEEEGLPEGTWCDSTERRAAAKGSDNLVPGDIPITSDCPQVRETQRRTLCPPCAQIIVTDEETGKRKCVCPGLGIFYTILSAAFFSSSSLLVKKIEDLHSVEISAIRCLFQMLFVLPGLIYYKTGFLGPKDQRIFLFLRGFLGSTAMILLYYAVQCMPLADATVITFSSPAFTCIFACIFLKERCTIWDIVFMLFTITGVILIARPPFLFGSLDESLDYDYADHMKGTIAAVSSAVGASLTLVVLRKMGKSVHFLLSIWFYAIIGLIECIIALFALGEWRLPTCGIDRMFLVFIGILGLGGQIFLVKALQIERAGPVSVMRTMDVVFAFIFQALFLSHNPTLWTIGGALCIVASTAGTAIVKWYTSSKKAKQSAL; translated from the exons ATGGGCAGCGACGATCGGGATGTCACAGAGGAGGACGCCGAGCTGGGAGACCTCAGCGGCGCCAGAAAGGTCAACatgctggaggaggaggagggtctTCCCGAGGGGACTTGGTGTGACAGCACGGAGAGACGAGCAGCTGCCAAGGGAAGTGACAATCTCGTTCCAGGTGACATCCCTATCACCTCTGACTGTCCCCAAGTGCGGGAAACCCAGCGACGAACGCTCTGCCCTCCCTGTGCCCAGATAATAGTGACAGACGAGGAGACCG GCAAGAGGAAATGCGTATGCCCGGGACTTGGCATTTTCTATACCATCCTGTCTGCCGCCTTCTTTTCTTCCAGTTCATTACTGGTGAAGAAAATTGAAGATCTGCATTCTGTGGAAATCAGTGCAATAAGGTGTCTTTTCCAGATGCTGTTTGTTCTTCCTGGCTTAATTTATTACAA gacagGATTTTTGGGACCCAAAGACCAAaggatttttctatttttaagggGTTTCCTTGGCTCCACTGCTATGATCTTGCTGTACTACGCTGTCCAGTGTATGCCCCTCGCTGATGCCACCGTGATCACCTTCAGCAGCCCAGCATTCACCTGTATATTCGCCTGCATATTCCTTAAGGAAAGGTGCACCATATGGGATATCGTTTTTATGCTTTTTACCATAACTGGAGTCATTCTAATAGCCAGGCCACCATTTTTGTTTGGCTCGCTGGATGAAAGTCTTGATTATGATTATGCAGACCATATGAAAGGAACTATTGCTGCTGTATCAAGTGCAGTTGGTGCTTCTTTAACTTTGGTTGTGCTGAGAaaaatgggcaaatctgtgcattTCCTGCTCTCTATTTGGTTCTATGCCATCATTGGACTGATTGAATGCATTATTGCCCTCTTTGCCCTTGGTGAGTGGCGTCTGCCAACCTGTGGAATAGACAGAATGTTCTTAGTATTTATAGGTATCTTGGGCTTGGGTGGGCAGATTTTTCTCGTGAAAGCCTTACAGATTGAAAGGGCTGGGCCAGTGTCCGTCATGAGAACAATGGACGTGGTATTTGCCTTTATATTTCAGGCATTGTTTTTAAGCCATAATCCTACACTATGGACAATAGGGGGCGCTCTCTGTATCGTCGCCAGCACTGCAGGGACCGCTATCGTTAAGTGGTATACAAGCTCAAAGAAAGCAAAACAGAGTGCATTATAA